CGGGAAGTTCGGCGGAGAGGACGTAGGCGTCCTGGGTTTCGGCGACGTCCAGCGGGAGGTAGCCGAGAGCATCTGCCAACTCCTGCCCTCTACGGGCGAGTCCGGAGCGTGCCCACCTGTCCATGTCATCCATCATGGCCCTCATCGCATTCCACGGCTCTCTCGTCAACATGCTCAACACCCCCTAAGGTTTGTCGGTGCTCTATGGGCGAGGTTCCGCCCTTCATTTGCAAGCAGTATAATGCTTGAGTGCATTGCTGTCAAGCTGTTTTCTTCCTTGCGCGAAGGGTCCTTTGCCCACGGTTGACGCCCCTGCCCGCATGGGATATCATTCCCGGGAACCCTTCACGGTCAGGATGCCCTTCCCATGCATCAGGCGGGTCTTGCGGCAGTTCGGCCTCGAGTCCTACCCCCTACGTGGCAATGCCTTCTCTGGTCCGTGATCGCTCTCGCGGCCGCAACGACCCTGGGTTGCCGTGCTGCGCCCGGCGAGACACGGCCCCTTGATGGGCCCACTGTGGCGGCCGCAGCAGTCGATCGCCCGACTCCCAGGCCGGCACCCCGTGCCCTGTGGATGGCGGCCGTCGGCGACATCATGCTCGACCGAAAGGTCGGCAAACTGATCAACGCCAACGGGACCGAGAGTATTCTCGCGAAGGTCCGGAATCGTCTGCAAGCCCCTAACCTGACCTTTGGCAACCTGGAGTGTCCGCTGTCGACCGAGGGGCCGCACGATCCCCACAACTGCTGCTTCCGGGCTCAACCCGGGACCGTGGCGGTGCTGCAGGACGGCGGCTTTGATGTGGTCTCGCTCGCCAACAACCACAGTCTCAATGCGGGACGGGAGGGGATCCTGCAGACGCTGGAGACCCTCGACAAGGCCCGGATCGCCTACTGTGGGGCGCGACGTGAGCGGGAGCGCGGGATGGAGCCGACGATCCTGCGCGTAGGTGGCCTGCGGGTCGGCTTCATGGCCTTCACCGACCTGAGCTTCGAGCATGGCTCGTACTCGAAGTTCACCGGCGATGGCGAGGCAGCGTGCGCTGCGGTGACCTCGGCCAGGGGGCAGTGCGACCTGCTGTTCGTCTCGGTACACTGGGGTGAGGAGTACCAGAGCATGCCCCAGCAGAGCCAGACAAAGACGGCACGGGCGCTTCTCGATGCGGGTGCCGACTGCATCCTGGGCCACCATCCGCACACTCTCCAGGGGATCGGCGTGTACAAGGGCAAGCCGATTCTGTACAGCATGGGCAACTTCGTTTTTGACCAGCGGCAGGGCGAGCGCATGGAGAGCGCGGTCTTCGAGCTCTTCTACAAGGAGCCCGGCCTATGGCAGATCAATGCCACGCCGGTGTGGATCCCGCCCGACCGTCTGGGACCGATCTATCCGGCGGCAGAGCGTTCGCAGGGCATCGCCCGACGCCTCCGGGACATCTCGACGGCCCTGGGTACGCCGGCCAGGGTCGAGAATGGGCGAGTGGTGGTCCGGATTTCGCCGCCGGCTGCTCCGGCGCAACCCGCCGTCGGCGAGCAACCTGCGCAGAACTCCGCACCGGCGCCAGGTGTCTAACCGCACATCACACTATCGTTTGCGTCAGGAGACGGCGATGACCGCACGTACCTTGTTTGTTGTGCTGGCACTGGCCCTTGTGAGCGTCGGGGCCCTTGCCCAGCAGCCGGTGGAGAAGTCCCATGCGCCGGGCGTGGCTGACCCCGTTGCGACGGTCAACGGGAAGCCGATCACTCAAGAGCAGTATCGCAACACCCTCATCGACTGGTTCGGCAGGGAAGTCTTTGAGGAGATGATCCAGACCGAGACCATCACTCAGGCGGCGGAGCGCGCGAAGGTCGTCGTCACCGATGAGCAGGTGGACAAGCGGCTGGCGCTGATGCAGTCCGACATCGAGGAGAAGGCGGCAACGGGCCAGGGCCCGACCTTCGCCCAGTGGATGGCGAGCCGGCGGGTAACCCTTGCCAACCTGCGCGCCCGACTGCGCAGCGAGCTGCAGCTTGAGGGTCTGGTCTCTGACGAGGTCAAGGTGACCTCCTCGGAGGCCCAGGACTTCTACGACAAGAACCAGAAGGCTTTTGCGGAGCCGGAGCGCGTGAAGATCAGCGTGATCACGGTGAAGACCGAAGACGAAGCCAACAAGGTTCGTACGCTGATCAACAGCAAGCAGAAGAACTGGGGCGACGCCGCACGCGAGTTCAACATCAACCCGTACACGGCCAAGACCGGCGGCGACCTGGGCTATTGCATAGATGACGGCAGCCCCATCGCCAAGGCGGCTTTCGGGCTGAAGGCCGACCTGGAGATCAGTGCCCCGGTGAGCTTCCAGAGCGCGTTCCACATTGTGCGCCGTGAGGACCGCCAGAAGGCTCGCATCGCGCCCTTCGACGAAGTCAAGCAGAGCATCGTAAGCATGCTCCTGGAGCAGAGGCTGTTCGAGACGAAGATGAAGAAGCGCACCGAGCTGCGCAATCAGGCCGTCATCCAGCGCCTTGTGGAGTTCCCGGAGGCAGTGGCGACCCCTTAAGGAAGCCGTCGACCCCCGGGGCGCAGTTGACGCACCCGCAGGGGCTGTGCTATTCTCAACGCGCGCCGGAGTGTACGTACTCCGGCCCACAACCCGCATGGCGGCAGACCTTGAGATCATCCCCCGGACACCGCTCCCGGCGAGGGCAGTAGGAGGGACGGGGCCAGGGGATGGTTTTCGCTGTGCGTGGTCAGTCGCAAATCCTGCTGCAGATGATCCCCCAGGCTGGGGCGTCTGCCGCAGCAGCAACGTCGCAAGCCGTCGCGGCCGCCTCTGCGGTCCGAAGGAAGCGACGTGCGGTCCGAGGTAGATTAGGCCCTCGCCCCGAGACGATCGCGAAGGAATCGCCTAGCGCGAGCCCTTCCAGTCTCACGCGGACCGTGAGGCAGACCCTGGCAGGTCTGCAGGAGGTGGCCACTTTGGCCCTCGTAAGCATGAAAGAGCTGTTGGAGGCAGGGGTGCACTTCGGGCACCAGACCCGACGGTGGAACCCCAAGATGAAGCGCTTCATCTACCATGAGCGCAACGGCATCTACATCGTCGACCTGCACCAGACGCTGCGACTGCTCGAGACGGCGTACAACTTCGTCCGTGACACCGCGGCCCAGGGCAAGCAGGTGCTCTTTGTCGGCACCAAGCGCCAGGCCGAGGATGCAGTCCGCCAGAGCGCAGAGCGCTGCGGCATGCCCTATGTCAACCGCCGCTGGCTCGGCGGAATGCTGACCAACTTCCGGACCATGGCCGACCGCGTCAAGTACATGGAAGAGCTGGAGACGGCTGAGAAGACCGGCGAGTGGACCCGCCTGACCAAGAAGGAGGGCCTGGTTCTCAAGCGCGAGCAGGAGAAGCTGGTCTACAACCTCGGCGGCATTCGCACTCTGAAGGGCGTTCCGGGCGCTGTCTACATCGTCGACCTGAAGCGTGAGCACCTGTCCGCGACGGAAGCCAACAAGCTCGGCGTGCCCGTGGTCTCCATCGTTGATACGAACTGCGACCCGGACATGGTCGATTACGTGGTCCCCGGCAACGATGACGCGATCCGCGCGATCCGTCTCATCACCGGCAAGATGGCGGACGCCGTGATCGAGGGCCAGCAGGAGTACCAGTCACGTCTGGCTGAGGCGGCCGCTCTGGCCGAAGCCGAGAAGGCACGTGCCGAGGAAGAGGCACAGGCCAAGGATGCCGAGGTCTGGACCGGCGCCGTCGAGGACCAGTTCATTGAGGACCAGTTCGAAGACGCCTTCGGCGAAGGCACCAGCAGCACCAGCACCAGCAGCAGCTAGCGAGGAGTCCCGAAGTCGCAGCGGCCGCTTCGGGACTCCGGACGGCCAGTGGCGAGAGCGGTGCAGCACCCGCGACGCAAGGGGCTCCAAGAGCCCTGCCTGAACTACGCACGATACCGGGGCGGCGCCGACCGTTAGGGCGTCGCCCCTTTCCGGGTCCACCCCTGGGAGGATGACATGGCCATTACGGCTGAAGACGTCAAGAAGTTGCGCGAGAAGACCGGAGCAGGCATGATGGACTGCAAGAAGGCCTTGCAGGAAGCCAACGGCAACATGGAAGAGGCCATCGCCAGCCTGCGCAAGCACGGCATCGCCGTCGCCACCAAGCGTGAGGGCAAGACCGCTCAGCAGGGAACCATCGCCACCTACATCCACGCCGGCGACCAGATCGGCGTTCTCGTCGAGCTCAACTGCGAGACCGACTTCGTCGCCCGCACCGACGACTTCAAGGCCTTCGCGCGCGAAGTCTGCATGCAGGTCGCCGCCCAGCAGCCCAAGTGGGTTGCACCGGAGGACGTCCCGGCGGACGCCGTCGAACGCGAGAAACAAATCCTGCGCGAGCAGGCGTTGAACGAGGGTAAGCCTGAGGCGATCGTCGAGCGAATGGTTGAGGGACGCGTCAAGAAGTTCTACGAGAACTACTGCCTGGTCAACCAGGCCTACATCCGCGACGACTCCAAGACGATCGGCGACCTGCTCAATGAGTTGCTCGCCAAGACCGGGGAACGCGTTCTTGTCCGCCGGTTCGTGCGCTATCAGGTCGGGGAGGAGTTGTAGGATGTCGGCACGGTCTACCCAGCGAGGCCCCTGGGAACTCGTCTTGCTCAAGCTCAGCGGCGAATCCCTGAAGGGACCGCAGCCCTACGGTATCCACCGGCCCACGGTCAGCGCCATCGCCAAGCAGATCATCGAGGCGACGACGCGGGGCATCCGGTTTGGTGTCATCGTGGGCGGCGGCAATATCTGGCGTGGCGGCGAGGCGGCTGCTGAGGGTATGGACCGTGCCACCGCAGACTACGCGGGAATGGTCGCAACGGTCATCAACGCCATCGCGCTCCAGGACGCCCTGGAGCGCAATGGCATCGAAACCCGCCTGCTGACGGCCATTGAGATGCGCGCCGTGGCGGAGCCCTTCATCCGGCGCCGGGCCATTCGGCACCTGGAGAAGGGGCGTGTGGTCATCTTCGCCGCCGGCAGCGGCAACCCGTTCTTCACTACAGATACGGCAGCCGTGCTGCGCGCCAGTGAGATCGGCGCCCAGGCGATCCTCAAGGCGACCAATGTGGACGGCGTCTACGACCGCGACCCGCGGAAGAACCCGGACGCAGTCTTCTACAAGGAATTGACGCACCACGAGGCCCTGACCGCCGGTCTGCGCGTGATGGACTCCACGGCCATTGCGCTGGCAATGGACAATGGACTGCCCATTGTGGTATTTAACGTAACGACGCCGGAGAACATCGTCCGCGCCGCCACGGGAGAGCCGGTGGGCACCCTGGTGCACACACCGGCGAAGCCGGAAGGCCAGTAGGCGGGCGGCGGGCCCTGCAATCCGTGTTGTGTCGATGTTCCCACCCCATGCATCGAAGGAGGGAGCACCATGCCGACGGAAGACATCATCGCCGAAGCCAAGCAGCGCATGAAGCGAGCGGCGGAGAAGCTCGAGCACGAGTTCACAACCATCCGTACCGGCCGCGCTTCAGCAACCATTCTGGACCGTCTCAAGGTGTCCTACTACGGCAGTGAGATGCCGATCAACCAGTTGGCCACCGTGTCGATCCCTGAGGCACGGCTGATCGTCATCACTCCCTGGGACAAGGGGTCGCTGCGGGCCATTGAGAAGGCGATTCTCACCTCGGACCTGAACCTGACCCCCGCCAGCGACGGCAACGTCGTACGCCTGGAGATCCCGGCTCTCACCGAGGAGCGCCGCAAGGAGCTCGCCAGACTCGTGAGCCAGAAGGCGGAGGACGGCCGGGTTGCGGTCCGGAACGTCCGCCGCGACGCCAACGCCCACATCGAGAAGCTGGAGAAATCCTCCGACGTGTCCGAAGACGACGTCGAGCACGCCAAGAAGGAAGTCCAGGACGCGACGAACGCCATGATCAAGGAGATCGACCGCGCCGCGGAGAAGAAGACGGCGGAGGTCATGGAAGTTTGAGCCCTGAGCCCCCCGACGTAACCGCCTGGCCTCTGGAAGCTGCCCGGCAGGTTCTGACAGAGGCAGGCTGGCAAGTGCAGGTGACTGTCGCCGGCCATCCCCGGGGCAAGACCGGGCTCGGAACTCAGCGAGTGGTCCGGCAGGGCCTCCTGCGCGAGAAACTGGTGGAGCTGGTGGTTGTGTTCGCCCGGTATGAGCAGCCTGCCTGACCAGGGCGGACGGCCGGTTCGGCTCAAACCAGACAAGAGGAGACGACCCTAAGCGTCGGCAGACTGGATGCCTTACCCTCGTCTGCCGGCGCTTATCTGTATGCGGCGAGCCTTCGTCAGAGGCTGTGTTGCGGTGTCTGACGAGAGCGCCGGCAAACTGATTCCCCGGCTGGGAGTGCGAGCGGAACTGCGGTCGAGTTGTCGTACTCGTTCCCAGCCCCTGAGAGTAGACGGTGAGGGACCTTGGCTGATCTGATGGCGTGGAGAGAGCCACTCGTCGGACACGTGCTGCCGAAGCACATTGCGGTGATCATGGACGGAAACGGGCGCTGGGCCCACCAGCGCGGTCTGCCGCGAATCCAGGGGCACTTCCAGGGGCGGAAGGCTGCGAAACGGTGCGTTCAGGCTTGCGTGGACCTGGGGATTGAGGCGCTGTCGATGTACGCCTTCAGCGCCGAGAACTGGCGACGCCCCGAAGACGAAGTGCGGGGTATCCTGGACCTGCTCGAGGCGGCCATCCGCGAGGAGACGCCGGAGCTTCATGACGTCGAGGTTCGGCTGACGGCCTCGGGACGTCTGCACGAGCTTCCCGAGAGCCTGCAGCAGACCATCGCGCAGAGCCGGGAGGAGACCAAGCACCACAAGGGCCTCACCCTCAACCTGCTGATCAACTACGGCGGGCGGACCGAGATCGTCGACGCGGCCAAGATGGTGGCCCGCAAGGCCATGGCAGGCGAGCTCGACCTGGACAAGCTGGAGGAGAAGGGCTTCTCCGCGCTGATGTACTCGCCGGAGTTGCCCGATCCGGACCTGGTGATCCGTCCCGGCGGCGAGCTGCGGATCAGCAACTTCCTGCTCTGGGAGCTTGCCTACAGCGAGATCGTCCTGATGCCGGTGCTGTGGCCGGACTTCAATGAGCACCACCTGGTGGAGGCCATCCTGGAGTACAGCCACCGGCAGCGCCGGTTCGGCGGTCTGGCTTCGGATGACGCCCGGCACCTGGTTATGCCCGAGTAGAGGCGGACGGCCGCTGCGCCCCCGGGGCACTACAAGAGAAGGTATCTGGCTCGCGATTCCCAGGAGGTCGTGCCATGGTGCCGGAGCCGAACTTCGACCGCGTGCTGGCTGCGCTGCGACGCGAAGAGCCCGACCGGGTTCCCGTGTGCGAATTCCTGGTCGATCCGCCGGTGAAGGAAGCCTTTCTGGGCCGGCATGTGGGCAACTCGCTGGTCCGCGCCGACGAGTATGACGTGGCGGCGGATGTGCAGTTCTGGTACCAGGCCGGCTTCGACTTCATGCATCTGGCGCCCAACTATCTGGGCCTGTTCACGGGTGGCTGGAACGTCGCCGAGAGCGAGTACAGCGTCTACGATGACAAGCCGGTGCAGAAGGCCTGGATGGAGGAGCACCAAGGCGTCCTCCGCAGCCGCGAGGACCTCGAGAGCTACCCCTGGCCCGAGGCCGAAGACGTGGACCTCAGCGATATCCTCCAGGCGGCCGAACTGCTCCCCGAGGGGATGATGCTCACCAGTGGGACCTGGGGCATCTTCGAGACCACCCGGGCGCTGATGGGCTTCGAGGGCCTCGTGTATGCGCTCTACGACCAGCCGGGACTGGTGGAGGCGGTGCTGGACCGGATGGGGCATTTCCTCTTTGGGGTGTTCCAGCGGGTGCTGGAGCTGCCTCGAGTCGGCGCGGTCTGGTTCGCCGACGACCTCTCCAGCACGGACACCTACTTCGTCAACCCCCAGTGGTACCGTCAACACCTCTTCCCCTGGATGCGCAAGTATGGCGAGGCGGCCGCCGCCCATGGCCTGCCGCTGATCTACCACTGCGACGGGCGGATGTGGGAGGTCCTGCCGGACGTCGTCGACTGCGGGTTCGCCGCGATCCAGCCGGTGGAGCCCAAGGCGATGGACATCGTCGAGGTGAAGCGCCAGTATGGCAAGCACCTGTGCCTGATCGGCAACATCAATCTTGGCGGCAGTCTGGTGCGCGGGACTCCGCAGGAGGTTGAAGCGGAGGTTCGGCAGAGGATCCGGGAGCTTGCCCCCGGCGGCGGCTACATGGTGGGCAGCAGCAACTCCATCACCAACTACGTGCCGCTGGACAACTTCCGAGCGATGGTCGAGGCGACCTTCAAGTGGGGCCGGTACCCGATCCAGGCCTGAAACGGTCAGCTCTCCTCATGATCGCCCTCCACGAGCCTGCCTCGACGGATCGCGTCACGGCCAAAGCGGCTGCGGAGAGCGTCCACGGCCTCATCCAGGGCGGAGTGGACGGCGCCGCCCTCCTCGAAGAGGGACGGCTGCACTTCCTCGCCGAAGCCTGAGAGCCCGACGCCGAGGAGCCGCACCTTGCGACCCGTCAGCGGCGCCTCACCCAGCAGTCGCAGGACCACTTGGTAGAGAGTCGCGTCGGCATCGGTGGGACGAGGCAAGGTCTGGCGACGGGTGATCGTCTCGAAGCTCTCGAAACGCAGCTTTAGCTGAATGGTTCGGCCCCGCAGACCGCCTCGACGCACTCTTCGCCCCACATCCTCGGCCAGACGCAACAGCGTGGCCTCCATCAGAGCACGGTCGGCGATGTCCTGGGCGAAGGTGGTCTCGGCGCTGACAGACTTGGCCTCGCGCTCGGTCTCGACCGGACGGTCATCTTGTCCCAGGGCCAGCGAGTGCAGGTGTGGGCCGAGGTTGCCAAACTGGCGCTGCAGGTGGTCCTCAGGGAAGCGGGCTAACTGGCCGATGGTGCGCAGGCCCAGATCGTGAAGACGCCGCTCGGTGGCCTTGCCCACACCCCACAGGCGGGAGATTGGCAGCGGGGCCAGGAAGGCGGCCTCCTGACCGGCAGGCACCACCACAAAGCCGTCCGGTTTGCGCAGGTCCGAGGCAATCTTGGCCACGAACTTGTTGGAGGCGACTCCAACGGAGGCGGGGAGGTCGAGCTCAGTGCGGATCCGGGCCTTGATCTCGCGGCCGATGTGCTCAGCCTCACCGAAGAGGCGCCGGGAGCCGGTGACATCCAGGAAGGCCTCGTCGACGGAGATCTGCTCCAGCAGTGGGGTATAATGGCGTAAGATGGCCATGACCTGCCGGGAGACCTCCTGGTAGCGCGCCATGCGAACCGGCAGGAAGACAGCCTGCGGGCAGAGACGTCCGGCCTGAGATGAAGGCATCGCCGAGCGGACACCGAAGACCCGGGCCTCGTAGGAAGCCGCCGAGACGACCCCACGGGCAGCCGGCGGCGCACCCACGATGACGGGTCGTCCGCGCAACTGCGGGTCGTCGCGTTGCTCGACCGAGGCGTAGAAGGCATCCATGTCGACGTGGAGGATGTCGCGAGGCATGGTCTGGGAGGACTTCGTCACAGGGCGGGCTTAGTCCTGTCTGCTTGATGCGGGCTGGTGACCGGCAGCTCCCGCGTCGCCTTGACAGGTCGCCTGCGGGCAGTTGACAATGTGGTCGGGGAATTGCAGGGGCGAGGAGTAGAACCGTGGCCTTCGTGCCGCAGGCACGGGCAATCGGCTGGCAGGGGCCCTGTCCCCGGCACTTCAGGAGGTTCGTGAAGCATGAAGGCATACCGTACCTACACCGTGACTCCGAAGCTTCCAGAGAGCCTGGAAGACCTGCGCAGGATTGCCTACAACCTCTGGTGGTGCTGGAATCCTGATGCGATAGAGCTGCTGCGACGCGTGGATCGCGACCTGTGGGAGGAGTGCGCCCACAACCCGGTTGCCGTATTCGGACGGGTGAGGCAGGAGCGCTGGGAGCATCTGGCAGCGGATGAGGGCTTCCGCCAGCACCTGGAGCGCGTCGCAAGCGCCTTCCGCGAGTACATCGACTCGAAGACTACCTGGTTCGCCCGGACCTACCCGGAGGCAGCGAAGCGGAAGATCGCCTATTTCAGCTTCGAGTACGGCCTGACCGAGGGCCTGCCGATCTACGCCGGCGGACTAGGTGTCCTGGCAGGCGATCACCTCAAGGCCGCCAGTGACATGGGCGTTCCGCTGGTGGGCATCGGCCTGCTGTATCAGGTCGGGTACTTCCGCCAGTACCTCAACGCAGACGGCTGGCAGCAAGAGTCCTATGCAGAGAATGACTTCCACATGCTGCCCGTCGAGCCGGTGATGGACGACGACGGCTCCCAGCTTTGCATCCATATTCCGGTCGACGACCACTCTCTGACGGCCCTCGTGTGGCGGGTGAATGTGGGGCGCATCCCGCTATACCTGATGGACACCAACACCCCGGAGAACAGTCCGGAGGACCGCCAGATCACGTACCAGTTGTACGCCGCGGACATGGTCATGCGCATCCGCCAGGAGATTCTGCTGGGCATCGGCGGCATTCAGGTTCTGGACGCCCTGGGCGTAGCGGCCGAGGCCTTCCATATGAACGAGGGGCACGCGGCCTTCATGGCGATCGAGCGCGT
The window above is part of the Armatimonadia bacterium genome. Proteins encoded here:
- a CDS encoding CapA family protein, which translates into the protein MAAAAVDRPTPRPAPRALWMAAVGDIMLDRKVGKLINANGTESILAKVRNRLQAPNLTFGNLECPLSTEGPHDPHNCCFRAQPGTVAVLQDGGFDVVSLANNHSLNAGREGILQTLETLDKARIAYCGARRERERGMEPTILRVGGLRVGFMAFTDLSFEHGSYSKFTGDGEAACAAVTSARGQCDLLFVSVHWGEEYQSMPQQSQTKTARALLDAGADCILGHHPHTLQGIGVYKGKPILYSMGNFVFDQRQGERMESAVFELFYKEPGLWQINATPVWIPPDRLGPIYPAAERSQGIARRLRDISTALGTPARVENGRVVVRISPPAAPAQPAVGEQPAQNSAPAPGV
- a CDS encoding peptidyl-prolyl cis-trans isomerase — its product is MTARTLFVVLALALVSVGALAQQPVEKSHAPGVADPVATVNGKPITQEQYRNTLIDWFGREVFEEMIQTETITQAAERAKVVVTDEQVDKRLALMQSDIEEKAATGQGPTFAQWMASRRVTLANLRARLRSELQLEGLVSDEVKVTSSEAQDFYDKNQKAFAEPERVKISVITVKTEDEANKVRTLINSKQKNWGDAAREFNINPYTAKTGGDLGYCIDDGSPIAKAAFGLKADLEISAPVSFQSAFHIVRREDRQKARIAPFDEVKQSIVSMLLEQRLFETKMKKRTELRNQAVIQRLVEFPEAVATP
- the rpsB gene encoding 30S ribosomal protein S2, encoding MALVSMKELLEAGVHFGHQTRRWNPKMKRFIYHERNGIYIVDLHQTLRLLETAYNFVRDTAAQGKQVLFVGTKRQAEDAVRQSAERCGMPYVNRRWLGGMLTNFRTMADRVKYMEELETAEKTGEWTRLTKKEGLVLKREQEKLVYNLGGIRTLKGVPGAVYIVDLKREHLSATEANKLGVPVVSIVDTNCDPDMVDYVVPGNDDAIRAIRLITGKMADAVIEGQQEYQSRLAEAAALAEAEKARAEEEAQAKDAEVWTGAVEDQFIEDQFEDAFGEGTSSTSTSSS
- the tsf gene encoding translation elongation factor Ts, encoding MAITAEDVKKLREKTGAGMMDCKKALQEANGNMEEAIASLRKHGIAVATKREGKTAQQGTIATYIHAGDQIGVLVELNCETDFVARTDDFKAFAREVCMQVAAQQPKWVAPEDVPADAVEREKQILREQALNEGKPEAIVERMVEGRVKKFYENYCLVNQAYIRDDSKTIGDLLNELLAKTGERVLVRRFVRYQVGEEL
- the pyrH gene encoding UMP kinase; protein product: MSARSTQRGPWELVLLKLSGESLKGPQPYGIHRPTVSAIAKQIIEATTRGIRFGVIVGGGNIWRGGEAAAEGMDRATADYAGMVATVINAIALQDALERNGIETRLLTAIEMRAVAEPFIRRRAIRHLEKGRVVIFAAGSGNPFFTTDTAAVLRASEIGAQAILKATNVDGVYDRDPRKNPDAVFYKELTHHEALTAGLRVMDSTAIALAMDNGLPIVVFNVTTPENIVRAATGEPVGTLVHTPAKPEGQ
- the frr gene encoding ribosome recycling factor, whose translation is MPTEDIIAEAKQRMKRAAEKLEHEFTTIRTGRASATILDRLKVSYYGSEMPINQLATVSIPEARLIVITPWDKGSLRAIEKAILTSDLNLTPASDGNVVRLEIPALTEERRKELARLVSQKAEDGRVAVRNVRRDANAHIEKLEKSSDVSEDDVEHAKKEVQDATNAMIKEIDRAAEKKTAEVMEV
- the uppS gene encoding polyprenyl diphosphate synthase gives rise to the protein MADLMAWREPLVGHVLPKHIAVIMDGNGRWAHQRGLPRIQGHFQGRKAAKRCVQACVDLGIEALSMYAFSAENWRRPEDEVRGILDLLEAAIREETPELHDVEVRLTASGRLHELPESLQQTIAQSREETKHHKGLTLNLLINYGGRTEIVDAAKMVARKAMAGELDLDKLEEKGFSALMYSPELPDPDLVIRPGGELRISNFLLWELAYSEIVLMPVLWPDFNEHHLVEAILEYSHRQRRFGGLASDDARHLVMPE
- a CDS encoding uroporphyrinogen decarboxylase family protein, which encodes MVPEPNFDRVLAALRREEPDRVPVCEFLVDPPVKEAFLGRHVGNSLVRADEYDVAADVQFWYQAGFDFMHLAPNYLGLFTGGWNVAESEYSVYDDKPVQKAWMEEHQGVLRSREDLESYPWPEAEDVDLSDILQAAELLPEGMMLTSGTWGIFETTRALMGFEGLVYALYDQPGLVEAVLDRMGHFLFGVFQRVLELPRVGAVWFADDLSSTDTYFVNPQWYRQHLFPWMRKYGEAAAAHGLPLIYHCDGRMWEVLPDVVDCGFAAIQPVEPKAMDIVEVKRQYGKHLCLIGNINLGGSLVRGTPQEVEAEVRQRIRELAPGGGYMVGSSNSITNYVPLDNFRAMVEATFKWGRYPIQA
- a CDS encoding DNA polymerase IV codes for the protein MPRDILHVDMDAFYASVEQRDDPQLRGRPVIVGAPPAARGVVSAASYEARVFGVRSAMPSSQAGRLCPQAVFLPVRMARYQEVSRQVMAILRHYTPLLEQISVDEAFLDVTGSRRLFGEAEHIGREIKARIRTELDLPASVGVASNKFVAKIASDLRKPDGFVVVPAGQEAAFLAPLPISRLWGVGKATERRLHDLGLRTIGQLARFPEDHLQRQFGNLGPHLHSLALGQDDRPVETEREAKSVSAETTFAQDIADRALMEATLLRLAEDVGRRVRRGGLRGRTIQLKLRFESFETITRRQTLPRPTDADATLYQVVLRLLGEAPLTGRKVRLLGVGLSGFGEEVQPSLFEEGGAVHSALDEAVDALRSRFGRDAIRRGRLVEGDHEES